CCCTCCATCACGGGCAGCGCGGCCGCCGGACCGATGTTGCCCAGGCCCAGCACCGCCGAGCCGTCGGTGACCACGGCGACGGTGTTGCGCTTGATCGTCAGCCTGCGGGCGTCGTCGGGATTGGCGGCGATGGCCTGGCAGATCCGGGCGACGCCCGGCGTGTAGGCACGGGACAGGTCGTCTCGGTTGCGCAGCGCGACCTTCGAACGCACCTCCAGCTTGCCGCCGAGGTGCATCAGGAAGGTCCGGTCGGAGACCTTGCGCACGGCGACGCCGGGCAGCGCGTCCAGCGTGGAGGTGATGTCGGTGACGTGCTCCGCCGACAGGGTGTTGCAGGTGATGTCGATGACGACTCGGTCGGTGTGCGACTCGACGACGTCCAGCGCGGTGATCACACCGCCGACCCGGCCGACGGCGCTGGTGAGGTCACCCGCCGCGCTGGACGACGGCGGGGTCTCGACGCGCACCGTGATGGCATAGCCGGGGCCGGGAACCGGCATGACGACCTCCCTGGTCAACGCTGTTCTAGCAGGGGGAACAGCCTAACCAGACGATTCCCGGCGCCCACAGCCCGGCCGGTGGAGACGAACTACCTGTTGATCACCGTGACCGGGTGCTCGTAGTGCACCGCGCCCTCAGCCAGCGGAAACTCGGTCTCGCCGAAGGGGGACGGCGCTCCGGCCGTCGCCGCCCTCAGCTCGGACACCGCATGCCCGCCCTCGGGCACCTGCGGCCAGCTCGGGTCGATGCGGTCCTTACGGGCTGCCTTGGCCACGGCTCCTCCTGAGATTCGATCCGACGACCTCACCGACCTGCCGCACGCATCCGCATGGCATGGCCCCGCCTCGGCGGCGTGCCCGGGCGGAGTGTCGGAAAGGACTCCCCTCAGTCTGCCGCATCGCGAAGTATCGTGGTGAGGATGCCCGGCACCTCACTGGCCGACTGGTTGCGTGACCAGGACGACTCGATGCTCGCCGCACTGCTGCGCGCCCGACCGGACCTGGCCACCCCGGCTCCGCCCGACACGACGGTCCTCGCCACCCGCGCGGGCATCGGGATCTCCGTGGCCCGAGCCTGCGAGGAACTCGACACCTTCAGCCTCGCGGTGCTGGAGGCGCTGCTCGTCGCGGACGCCGACCAGCAGCCCGTTCCGGAGAAGTCGATCCTCGAGCTATTCGGCGGCGGAGTCTCCGCGGACCGGGTCCGGGAGGGGCTGGCAGTCCTGCGGGCCAGGGCGCTGGCCTGGGGAGCCGACCCGACGCTGTCGGTGGTCCCGACCGCACGCGAGGTGATCGGCCCGTTCCCCGCCGGGCTGGGCAGGTCTGCTCCACACCTGGACCGCCAGGACCTCCCCGCCGTCGTGGCGGGCCTGTCCGAGGCCGAACGCAGGCTGTTGGAGGCCCTGGCCGCCGGGGCACCGGTGGGCCAGACGAAGGACGCCGGAACGATGGTGCCGCCCGACCGGGCACGCACCCCGGTCCAGCGGCTGCTGGCCGCCGGGCTGCTGCTGCGCCGCGACGCCGAGACGGTGGAACTGCCCAGGCAACTCGGCCTCCTGCTGCGTGGCGAGCACCCCCTCGGCCCGGTCCGACTGGACGAGCCGGAACTCGACACGGTGCGCCGCAGCGCCGCCGACTCCGACGCCGCTGCGGCGGGCGAGGCCCTGGAGCTGTGTCGCCATGTCGAGACGCTGTTGCGCCTGTGGTCGACCGAGCCGCCGCCGGTGCTGCGCTCGGGCGGCCTCGGCGTCCGCGAGCTGCGGCGAGCGGCCCGCGCCCTGGAGTGCACCGAGCCGCGTGCCACCTTGATCATCGAACTGGTGGTCGCCGCAGGCCTCGTCGCCGCGAGCGACGACACGGAGCCGCACTGGCTGCTCACCGTCGCCGCCGACACCTGGACGGCCTCCCACTCCGAGCAGCGCTGGGCCACGCTGGCGCTCGCCTGGCTCGACATGCCCCGGCTCCCCGCGCTGGCGGGCAGCCGGGACGACCGGGAGCGGCTGCTCTCGGTGCTCGCCGAGGAGCTGCGCAGGCCTCGTGCGCCGCTGGCCCGCAGGCGGGCCCTCGACGAGCTGGGGACGCTTCCCGCGAACACCGCCCTGCGGTCCGACGACTCACTCGTCGAGCTGCTCGCCTGGCGGGCGCCTCGGCAGGGCGGTCGTTTACGAGACGAGCAGGTCCGGTGGGCGCTCAGCGAGGCCGCGGCCGTCGGCGTCAGCGCGTTGGGCAGGCTCTCCTCCGCAGGGCGGGCGCTGCTCTCCGACGGGCAGGCGGAGGCGGCCAGACTGATGGGCGCGGCGATGCCCCCGCCACTGGACCACATCCTGGTGCAGGCCGATCTGACAGTGATCGCGCCGGGCCCGCTGGAGTCCGACCTCGCCTCGGACATGGCACTGGTCGCCGACGTGGAGTCGGCGGGCAGCGCCACCGTGTACCGGGTCGGCGAGGCAAGCGTGCGACGCGCGCTCGATGCGGGCCGCAGCGCCACCGAACTGCACGATCTGTTCGCGGAACGCTCCAGAACGCCGATTCCGCAGTCGTTGACCTATCTGATCGACGACGTGGCTCGCAGACACGGCAGGCTGCGTGGCGGCTCGGCGGGCTCGTTCCTGCGCTGCGAGGATCCGGTGCTGCTCACCGAGGTGCTCGGCAGGCCGGAGGCCGCGCAGTTCGAGCTGCGACGTCTCGCGCCTACGGTGCTGGTGAGCCCGCTGCCGCTGGCCGAACTGCTGGACGGTCTGCGCGGAGCGGGACTGGCTCCGGTGGCCGAGGGTCTGGACGGGCGGCTGCTGGATCTACGCCCGGCGGGCCGCAGGCTCTCCCGACGCGCCGGGACCGGCCGCCGGGTCGTGTCGCCGGGTCCGATCGACGAGGAGCGCCTCGCCGAGGTGGTCACCGGGATTCGGATCGGGGATCGGACCTCGGGGGTGCGGCGTGGCGCCTCGGCCTCGACCGCGTCCGAGGGGCATCGGATCTCGCCGACCTTCACGCTGTTGCAGGACGCGGTGAGTTCCCGCCACCAGCTGTGGATCGGCTTCGTCGACTCACACGGCGTCGCGACCCAGCGGATCATCGATCCGGTGAGCATCAGCGGCGGGTTCCTGGAGGGTTTCGATCAGAGCGTGGGAGCCGTGCAGCGCTATCCGCTGCATCGCATCAGCACGGCGGCCCTCGTCGAAGGCTCGGCAGACGCGGCGGGCGCCGCAGACTGAGGCCGTGTCACGCCGCCGCAGTGTCGGCTGTCGGCCGCATCAGGCCGGGCGATCGTGCGTCGCCGCCGTTCGTCTCGACGAACGCACGGCCCGAAGGCCAGGAGGACGCCAGTCCCGGCTGCGCGGCTCGCCGCCCCCAGCCGGGTCGCCCCAAGACGGGTCGACCCGAGCGGCGGACTGCCTCGGCACTGCGCGGGCCGGCGTGACGGCGGCTCCGACGAGCGGAGCGGGCGTCACGCCGGCCTGCGATCGTCATCCGGTGGCGCGAACCGCCATCCACTGCCGCATCGCGTGCTCGACCAGCGTGATCAATGCCTGCTTGGTCGAGTCCCGATTCCGTGCGTCACACACCACGATCGGCACGCTCTCATCGATCGTCAACGCCTCACGGACGTCCTCGATCCGGTGATGCAGCACGCCGTCGAAGCAGTTCAACGCCACGACGTACGGCAGCTCACGGTCGTCGAAGAAGTCGATCGAGGCGAAGGCGTCGGCCAGTCTTCTGCTGTCCACCAGCACGACGGCGCCGATCGCACCCTTCACCAAGTCGTCCCACATGAACCAGAACCTGTGCTGGCCGGGCGTGCCGAACAGATAAAGGATCAGGTCGCTGTCCAGCGAGACACGACCGAAGTCCATCGCCACCGTGGTGGTGACCTTGCCAGGGGTGGCGCTCAGGTCGTCGACACCCACACTGGCCTCGGTCATCACCGCCTCGGTGGTCAGCGGCACGATCTCGGAGACCGAGCCGACGAACGTCGTCTTACCAACCCCGAAGCCACCCGCCACGACGATCTTCGTCGACGTGGTGGCGTGCTTGCTGGCGGCCGGAGTCCGCTGGGGTTCAGAGCCTGCGAAGCCCACTGAGCACCCTTTCCAGGAACGCGAGTGACGGCCCGTCCCCCATCACAAGACCGCTGTTGTGGACGAGAACCAAGCCGAGACTGGCCATGTCGCCGATCAGCACACGAACCACGCCGAGAGGAAGACGCAGATGCGCCGCGATCTCGGCGACAGAACGGGTTTCGATGCACAGACCGCAGATGGAACGGTGTTCGGCCAGCGACATCGAGTTCCGCTCTCGACCACGGTCACTCGTGGAGATCAACGCCTCGATGGGGAGATCATAATCCGGCCGGGTTCGGCCGCCTGTCCTGGCATAGGGACGGACCAGCGACCCGGTCTCCACCAGCGGATCCCGGCTGCTGTCGTCGTCTGGCTCGTACTCGGGCCAGCTCTGCTCGACCTCCTGGACCGGAGCCGAGGAGAAGTCGTCGAAGTCGCCGGACATGCTCGTCCCGAGCAGATCGGCGCCGGGCCCGCCGAACAGCGCCCGATCGGCGCCGCCCATCAGGTAGTCGGCGTCCGGGTCGCTCTGACCATCCCGCCCTCGACCGTAGAAGCCGTCGAAGTCGAGCTGGCCTGCCCACTCGCCGGCACGGCCGTCGCCGAAACCAGGTCCAGAGGTCATTGCCCATCACTCCGTCGAGGTAAGTGCGCCTGTGGGTTCACCGGCGAATCACACCCTGTAGTTGAGCACGTAGCTCCGGCGTGAGCTGCTGGCCGACGCGCTCGACCAGCAAGGTCATCTCGTACGCGACGAGTCCGATGTCACAGTTCGGCGCGGCCAAGACGGACAGGCAGGAGCCGTCGCTGATGGACATCAGGAACAGGAACCCCCGTTCCATCTCCACCACCGTCTGTGCGACCTCGCCTGCCTCGAACACGCGGGCAGCACCCTGGGTGAGGCTGATCAGCCCGGAGGCGACGGCAGAGAGCTGCTCCGCACGATCCCGGGGAAGCCCGTGGGATCCGGCAAGGAGCAGGCCGTCTGCTGAGACGACCACGGCGTGCGCGACACCAGGTACGCGACGAACGAAGTCAGTGATCAACCAACCGAAGGAACCTGGTTGCTGGGCGGACGCGGTCACTCCTGCTCCTCGTCGTGGCGGCTAGCGGACTGATGGGATGGATCTGTGGAACTACCGGGACCGGCCAGGGCGTCAACCCTGTGGTGCCTGCCCTTCCGCAGTCCTTGTTGGAAGTTCGACATCTTGCCTCGAATCATCTCTGCCGACCGGGGAGGCGCATCCGACTGCTCGGGTGCGGCCTGCCGCTGCGTCTTAGTCTGCGGCGCGACCGAGCCGGGCATCAACTTGGCCTTCGGCACGCGCTTTGGCAAGCCTGCCTGCGTCACGCCTTCCGGAGTCTGAGCGAGCACCGTCTTGGCTGCCTCCCAACCATCGTCACCTGCGGAATGCCATCCCTGGCCCTCCGACGGCGCCGCCGCAGGCCGCTCCGGCCGCGCCGGCTGGCGGCGAGTGGGAGACGGCGGCGGGGTGGCGGGAGGCTGCGAGTCCGCGACCGGCGGCGTACGCCCGGCACCGGGCGCCGCCTGCCGCTGGGGTGCCTGCTCCTCCTGAGCGGGCTGCGGACGCCTGCGGGAGGCGACCGGCGGCGGGGTGGCCGCCTCGCGTCGGGGCGGAGCCTGCGGCGGCGCAGTCGGGGGAACGCCGTTCCTCGACGGAGCCGCCGGGGCCGGGGTGTTCCTGGCCGAACTCTTGGACGCGGCGCCCTTCTGCCGCGCCGCCTGAGCACCGGCACCGTTGGCGGGCTGGTCCTGCGGAGTGCCGCCGTCGCCCGCCTGGAACCACTGGGACAGGACGGCCTCGTAGATCGGCAGTCGCTCCGTCGGCGCATCGAAGTCGGTCTGCGCCTTCGGCGCCTCCGAGGAGCGACCGTCCGCGATGGCCGCACGCGACACGCCGCCCTGCGAACGGTCGTTCTGCCGCGGGGCGGCCTCGGCCTGCGGGTGGTCCTGCTGCGGGAACTGAGCCTCCCACTCGTCCTCGTCCGGCTCCTGGGCCTCGTCCATGTCGGCGGCGGTGAAGTACGCCGTGTCCTCAGGAGCCGGTCGTCCGGCGGCGGGCCTGCCCTGCTGCGGCTGCTCGTCCTCGGCGGGGTCTCGGTAACCGCCGCGCAGCTCCGACTCGGCCGATTCGCCGTAGAAGCCGAAGTAGTCCGTGGAGTCGGCCCTGGCGATGTCGCTCAATGCCGGGTCGCTCGGCAGCTGCTCGCCGAACGGCTCCATCGGGCCGGGCTCGGGCGCCACCGACGGCAGTGCAGGCAGCGAGCCCGCCCCGGAGGCGGGTCCGCCGTGATCGTTGACCACGGTCGGCAGCGCGAGGTTCTCCCTCGGCGCCGCCAGTGCCTGCGTGCCGGTCTGGCCGCCGCCGCGCAGCGAGGTCGGCCGCACCACCAGGATCGACGGCACCACGACCAGGGCGATGATGCCGCCCTCCAGGTACTCGCTGCGCAGTCGGACGCGGATCTCGTGTCGCTTGGCGAGCTGTGCGACCACGTACAGGCCCATGCGGCGGGAGACCCCGACGTCGACCCTCGGCGGGTTGGCGAGCCGTTCGTTGACCTCGGCGAGCTCGTCGTCGGCCATGCCGACGCCTCGGTCCGTGATCTCGATGATCAGCTCGTTCTTCCTGCTGTGCGCGGTGCGCACCGTGACCTTGGTCTGCGGGTCCGACAACGCGGTGGCGTTGTCGAGCAGCTCGGCGATGAGGTGGACGAGGTCGTTGACCGCTCGACCCTGCACCATCAGCTCCGGCGTGGCCGAAACCGTGACGCGGGCATACTGCTCGACCTCGGAGACCGAGGCACCGAGGATGTCGGTGACCGGAACCGGCCGCGCCATCCGCCGCGTCGTCTCGGTGCCCGCGAGAACCAGCAGGTTCTCACTGTTACGCCGCATCCGGGTGGCGAGGTGGTCCAGCTCGAACAGGTTCGCGAGCTG
The Actinoalloteichus fjordicus DNA segment above includes these coding regions:
- a CDS encoding helicase-associated domain-containing protein produces the protein MPGTSLADWLRDQDDSMLAALLRARPDLATPAPPDTTVLATRAGIGISVARACEELDTFSLAVLEALLVADADQQPVPEKSILELFGGGVSADRVREGLAVLRARALAWGADPTLSVVPTAREVIGPFPAGLGRSAPHLDRQDLPAVVAGLSEAERRLLEALAAGAPVGQTKDAGTMVPPDRARTPVQRLLAAGLLLRRDAETVELPRQLGLLLRGEHPLGPVRLDEPELDTVRRSAADSDAAAAGEALELCRHVETLLRLWSTEPPPVLRSGGLGVRELRRAARALECTEPRATLIIELVVAAGLVAASDDTEPHWLLTVAADTWTASHSEQRWATLALAWLDMPRLPALAGSRDDRERLLSVLAEELRRPRAPLARRRALDELGTLPANTALRSDDSLVELLAWRAPRQGGRLRDEQVRWALSEAAAVGVSALGRLSSAGRALLSDGQAEAARLMGAAMPPPLDHILVQADLTVIAPGPLESDLASDMALVADVESAGSATVYRVGEASVRRALDAGRSATELHDLFAERSRTPIPQSLTYLIDDVARRHGRLRGGSAGSFLRCEDPVLLTEVLGRPEAAQFELRRLAPTVLVSPLPLAELLDGLRGAGLAPVAEGLDGRLLDLRPAGRRLSRRAGTGRRVVSPGPIDEERLAEVVTGIRIGDRTSGVRRGASASTASEGHRISPTFTLLQDAVSSRHQLWIGFVDSHGVATQRIIDPVSISGGFLEGFDQSVGAVQRYPLHRISTAALVEGSADAAGAAD
- a CDS encoding GTP-binding protein — encoded protein: MGFAGSEPQRTPAASKHATTSTKIVVAGGFGVGKTTFVGSVSEIVPLTTEAVMTEASVGVDDLSATPGKVTTTVAMDFGRVSLDSDLILYLFGTPGQHRFWFMWDDLVKGAIGAVVLVDSRRLADAFASIDFFDDRELPYVVALNCFDGVLHHRIEDVREALTIDESVPIVVCDARNRDSTKQALITLVEHAMRQWMAVRATG
- a CDS encoding DUF742 domain-containing protein encodes the protein MTSGPGFGDGRAGEWAGQLDFDGFYGRGRDGQSDPDADYLMGGADRALFGGPGADLLGTSMSGDFDDFSSAPVQEVEQSWPEYEPDDDSSRDPLVETGSLVRPYARTGGRTRPDYDLPIEALISTSDRGRERNSMSLAEHRSICGLCIETRSVAEIAAHLRLPLGVVRVLIGDMASLGLVLVHNSGLVMGDGPSLAFLERVLSGLRRL
- a CDS encoding roadblock/LC7 domain-containing protein, translating into MTASAQQPGSFGWLITDFVRRVPGVAHAVVVSADGLLLAGSHGLPRDRAEQLSAVASGLISLTQGAARVFEAGEVAQTVVEMERGFLFLMSISDGSCLSVLAAPNCDIGLVAYEMTLLVERVGQQLTPELRAQLQGVIRR
- a CDS encoding sensor histidine kinase; translation: MARPEKPSQGRKPAPLELESEGVEDRQETAASSEAAEASSQSSQGSGGTRSARWQLRNWRLRTKLVAVLLLPTLAALFLGQLRVFDQIDAADEYARNVRGFDVVERSTDLIHELQRERDVASSYIARGRQGGGQPVDEQVVRVDQDVQRLRDSLGQLDDFDTQVITSRTRALERLGGLAGLRGAVRETEYSETAAIKTYTSIIQFLLQMNRDIVASITDSAVSAPARATEALARAKEEIAQQRATLLAAGHRDELREIQFQQLQASNAQFSAAVNEFYAIASPSEANLYSDTVAGPAVDDVNSIKGITLVRHQNGIPLGLNSVLWDQSASTTIGLTREVELDLQEDLRARGESLADQARMTAFRDAALVLGFLVGALVLMLLVARSMLRPLRVLRKTALEVAHERLPSVIAQMRETENDIPKVTVQSVDIHTREEIGQLARAFDAVHNEAVRLAAEQALLRANVNAMFVNLSRRSQTLVERQLGLIDRLERDEQDPDQLANLFELDHLATRMRRNSENLLVLAGTETTRRMARPVPVTDILGASVSEVEQYARVTVSATPELMVQGRAVNDLVHLIAELLDNATALSDPQTKVTVRTAHSRKNELIIEITDRGVGMADDELAEVNERLANPPRVDVGVSRRMGLYVVAQLAKRHEIRVRLRSEYLEGGIIALVVVPSILVVRPTSLRGGGQTGTQALAAPRENLALPTVVNDHGGPASGAGSLPALPSVAPEPGPMEPFGEQLPSDPALSDIARADSTDYFGFYGESAESELRGGYRDPAEDEQPQQGRPAAGRPAPEDTAYFTAADMDEAQEPDEDEWEAQFPQQDHPQAEAAPRQNDRSQGGVSRAAIADGRSSEAPKAQTDFDAPTERLPIYEAVLSQWFQAGDGGTPQDQPANGAGAQAARQKGAASKSSARNTPAPAAPSRNGVPPTAPPQAPPRREAATPPPVASRRRPQPAQEEQAPQRQAAPGAGRTPPVADSQPPATPPPSPTRRQPARPERPAAAPSEGQGWHSAGDDGWEAAKTVLAQTPEGVTQAGLPKRVPKAKLMPGSVAPQTKTQRQAAPEQSDAPPRSAEMIRGKMSNFQQGLRKGRHHRVDALAGPGSSTDPSHQSASRHDEEQE